In Aedes albopictus strain Foshan chromosome 3, AalbF5, whole genome shotgun sequence, the following are encoded in one genomic region:
- the LOC115260167 gene encoding probable cytochrome P450 28a5 encodes MILTITLIVSAVAAVYLYLTWNYNYWKKLNVPGPSPLPGLGNFPSLLLQKRPVSDEMDEIYREYKQKYKFVGVFSNRSPRIMITSSELAKDVQSKNFKNFHDNEFGGMTNKEIDPLFGRNPFLLTGEEWKVKRAEITPAFTTSRMKALLPLIEDVCSRMTKYVKENGGTVQDAKELSAKFTTDVVSSCIFACDAQSFTSEKPEIREQGRKLMEQSFSSFLTIIFIMNFPTLAKLFQIGIVSKSMEKFFTDLMSEAIRHREASETNRADYLDFLMSLRNKKEISELDMAAHGVTFFLDGFETSSVALSFMLFEIANNPEVQKRLRQEFLKVTTDEGTVSYDSLFELAYLEQVVNESLRLWPPVAFISKKCTEPMELPLTDSRNVTIAKDICAIINIWSMHRDPENYDDPLTFNPDRFSPETGGTGPYREKGCFFPFGDGPRQCLGMRFARMQVNRCLYELVTNFKITVNPKTKVPLKLDPKQFLIMPLGGIWLDFEPISK; translated from the exons ATGATCCTAACAATAACCTTGATCGTGTCGGCAGTAGCAGCCGTATATCTTTATCTCACGTGGAACTACAACTACTGGAAGAAACTCAATGTTCCCGGTCCCAGCCCCTTACCCGGACTGGGAAACTTTCCGTCACTTTTGCTGCAAAAACGGCCCGTCTCGGATGAGATGGATGAAATATACAG AGAATACAAACAGAAGTACAAATTTGTCGGAGTGTTCAGCAATCGATCGCCGAGAATCATGATCACGTCATCGGAGCTAGCAAAAGACGTGCAGTCgaaaaatttcaagaactttcacgATAACGAATTTGGCGGAATGACAAACAAAGAGATTGATCCGCTTTTTGGGCGCAATCCATTCTTGTTGACCGGTGAGGAGTGGAAGGTGAAACGTGCTGAAATTACACCCGCGTTTACGACGTCTCGA ATGAAAGCTCTCCTGCCGTTGATAGAAGATGTTTGCTCCAGAATGACAAAATATGTGAAGGAAAATGGAGGAACTGTTCAAGATGCCAAAGAGCTGTCAGCTAAATTTACTACGGATGTTGTTTCCAGCTGTATATTTGCTTGTGATGCTCAATCGTTTACCAGTGAAAAACCAGAAATTCGAGAACAAGGACGGAAGCTGATGGAgcaatcattttcttcgtttctGACCATTATATTTATCATGAATTTTCCTACCTTGGCGAAATTGTTTCAAATTGGTATAGTTTCAAAATCAATGGAAAAATTCTTCACCGATTTAATGAGTGAAGCTATTCGCCATCGTGAAGCGAGCGAAACAAACAGAGCAGACTATCTGGACTTTCTGATGAGTTTGAGAAACAAGAAAGAAATATCGGAGCTAGACATGGCAGCTCATGGAGTGACATTCTTTCTTGATGGCTTTGAAACATCAAGCGTAGCTCTTTCGTTCATGCTGTTTGAAATCGCAAATAATCCCGAAGTACAAAAACGACTGAGACAAGAGTTTCTTAAGGTCACTACTGACGAAGGAACTGTGTCTTATGACTCCCTTTTCGAACTCGCCTATTTGGAACAAGTTGTCAACGAAAGTCTTCGTCTGTGGCCTCCAGTAGCATTCATATCCAAGAAGTGCACAGAACCCATGGAGCTGCCCCTAACGGATTCGCGAAATGTGACCATTGCAAAGGATATCTGTGCCATCATCAACATCTGGTCCATGCATCGTGACCCGGAAAACTATGACGATCCCCTAACTTTCAATCCGGATCGGTTCAGCCCAGAAACCGGAGGAACCGGACCGTACCGAGAGAAGGGATGCTTCTTTCCGTTCGGCGATGGACCACGCCAATGTCTGGGAATGCGTTTCGCCCGCATGCAAGTGAATCGTTGCTTGTACGAGCTGGttacaaatttcaaaataacTGTCAATCCCAAAACGAAAGTACCCTTGAAGTTGGACCCCAAACAATTCCTTATTATGCCGTTAGGGGGCATTTGGTTGGATTTTGAACCAATTTCAAAGTGA